Within the Oncorhynchus masou masou isolate Uvic2021 chromosome 1, UVic_Omas_1.1, whole genome shotgun sequence genome, the region gttcctctccatctcttcagaTAAACACGACCAGTGATGAGCGGGACATCACCAATCCGTTCCGCTTCGCTAACATCGGGGTGGAGAAGTTCCTGGAGCTCAACTCAGAACAGAACCATGATGATTATTGCCTGGCCTACGTCTTCAGTGACAGGGACTTTGACGATGGGGTGCTGGGCCTGGCCTGGGTCGGAGCTCCTGCAGGtgcgtgcgtgcacacacaccAATTGAACTTGTGTACTGCACTCATTTGCATAAAGACTCTCAGGGTAGGAATTCAGTCGAGAATTAAAACAAGAAAACTGAGAATAGTGGACATTTATGCTTACTTAAAGTGTAGGAAGGTATAGCATCCAAGAAGTCACCCAAGTGACCAGTGGTCTGTGAGAGACTCCCTGGCTCCAGTATCTCTAATGGGATCGCTCCATTGTAAAGAGGAGAAGAAGCAAAAGCTGTGCTGGAGGTTCCCTGCTCTGCCCTCTGAGTACCTGCAATCTGCTGATGTTTATCAGAACACTCAATGAACCTCAGTATGTCCATTAACCCCAGCACACGCCCTCTGATAAGCTGCTCCATCTGTCAGTGCAATATccctactcccccccccccacctctctctcgttccacCAGCATGTCTGTAATTTAATTTTCAAGGCCGAGGAGGACTGGATTTGCTAAGGCATCGTCTCCACGCAGTTTCCACTTGAAATGCATTTTTAAGTTGTTGAGTTGTTGCCTACTCAGCATGTTTTGTgatttcctctttctccctccctgggTGTTTGTCAAAACTGCAGCGTTCTCCAAACAAGGTTCACTCAAGGACAAAGGAGCTACATACAGAGTCCTTCTCCTGAACGAAGTTCATAGACGTTTGTAGAATGTGAAACAGTCAATGGAGATGATCACACACTCCTTTCTATAGCCTGAAGCtgggtctccctctggtttcCACCAACCCCatagtgtcagtcagtcagtagtgtgGACTGTGAGAAGGGAGAACTCAATGAGACAGcaacagcacacagacagaaatggccctgtctctctctctcacacgcacacacacacacacacacacacacacacacacacacaaacacaaacacaaacacaaacacacacacacacacacacacacacacacacacacacacacacacacacacacacaggggtttcCATTTGGAAAATGTAGTAGGCTAAACAAGTACAGGCTCAACTCCTCTGAATGAATGATTCACACTAGAATAATATGAAGTTGAGTGTGACTGGAGCAGTGCACTGTCCAGTGACAGGGGTGACCCAGAGCTCTACAGTGACAGGGGTCACCCAGGGCTCTCCAGTGACAGGGGTGACCCAGAGCTCTACAGTGACAGGGGTGACCCAGGGCTCTCCAGTGACAGGAGTGATCCAGAGCTCTCCAGTGACAAGAGTGATCCAGAGCTCTCCAGTGACAAGAGTGACCCAGAGCTCTCCAGTGACAGGGGTGACCCAGAGCTCTCCAGTGACAGGGGTGACCCAGAGCTCTCCAGTGACAGGGGTGACCCAGAGCTCTCCAGTGACAGTGGTGTCCCAGAGCTCTCCAGTGACAGGGTGACCCAGAGCTCTCCAGTGACAGGGGTGACCCAGAGCTCTCCAGTGACAGGGGTGACCCAAAGCTCTACAGTGACAGGGGTGACCCAGAGCTCTACAGTGCCATGGGTGACCCAGAGCTCTCCAGTGACAAGGTTGACCCAGAGCTCTCCAGTGACAAGGTTGACCCAGAGCTCTCCAGTGACAGGGGTGACCCAGAGCTCTCCAGTGACAGGGGTGACCCAGAGCTCTCCAGTGACAGGGGTGACCCAGAGCTCTCCAGTGACAGGGTGACCCAGAGCTCTCCAGTGACAGGGGTGACCCAGGGCTCTCCAGTGACAGGGGTGACCCAGAGCTCTCCAGTGACAGGGGTGACCCAGAGCTCTACAGTGACAGGGGTGACCCAGAGCTCTCCAGTGACAGGGGTGACCCAGAACTCTCCAGTGACAGGAGTGACCCAGAGCTCTACAGTGACAGGGGTGACCCAGAGCTCTACAGTTCTGGTTGACGGGTCATAATCAGATAGAACAGGAGTCCATACAGATGCAGGCTGTGCCTGGTTCAGGATATCCTCACAGTAATAAtcaagaggtagagagagtggacagtACTGTAGTTGAATCCCAAGTTCACATGTTACTGCTATAAGTTTCTTTCAATGAGCAGCAGCCCCAGAGGTCAGAGTTCAGGCTGTGTTTTCCTTAGTGAGGTTTAAATGAAGGGTCAGCGTCAGTTGCCCAGGTATCGTCAACATATCTTGATTAACTTCTAACTCACAGAACCCAAGATGAAAAACAACGACAAACACTAGGAATCAATACAGGCAAATAAGCAATGTTCTAAGCAGGCTGAATCGATCTGGGTCTATAGAGCTGTAGAGGGAGGCTGTGGGCTTGTAGAGAAGAGATCTGCCTTGAACGCTCCAGTGGAGTGGACTGAGATCAGACGGCTACTAGAGACACCAGTCAGGCCTGGGTAATGGTTTTCTTAATGGATTTGATCCATTATCACACTCATAAGTGGCTTCAATGGAAGCATTCCTCatacacgcaacacacacacacaaatatgtcCCTATACTGTAAAGTGCTTTGGtttcatgtctctgtgtgtctaaaAGCTGTTGTAGTCAAAGGTGTGGCCTCCTTATGACTGAGCACACAGGCTATTCTCAGATAAAGATGTCGCCACTGCCTGGTATTCCAGCAGAGCCCCAGTCCTCCTAGCCTGGCTAGTTAGAAAATAGAAATCCTCTAGTCCACAGTTGTAGGAGAGATTGGACCTTACTGCAACTGGGATTTCCACTTCTCTctcctacactctctctctctctgtacacccccccccacacacacacacacacgtacacacacatatacacacactctgtGATCTCCGACAGGGCAGTGTTGAGTGTATAGTGCAGGGGGAGCCTAGAGGCAGACCGGTAAATGTGCCAGCTGAATCTGATAGTACTGTAGGGTGGGACAGAGAAGCTGTTCTGACTCAGCTCTGTCTGCCACTGCTCACTCCAACTATCTGAGCTGACTTTAAACACTCGCCTTAAAAAACAATATGAAACTATTCAATCAAAATCAGGTTTCCCAAATAGATTGAGAAAAATCTAAGTGTCAGTATGCTCCACACTTGCACTTTACAGCTAGCTGGCGATGTCTGTCgatgtgtgtgttccagacaGTGCATTTCTCTCTTTGAGAATGGGTAAGTGAGCAAGTTTAAATTGGCATTCTCAGTGACTGTGGCGCAGCGCCCTTCAGGTCCCCTGCTGTGCCCGAGCTGCCACTCTCCCCCTGCGGGCATATTCAGCACCACCTGGCTGCTttgctgtctgtgtctctgtgtctcacctACACGGGTGGCCACTGGGCCCAAATGCCCTCTGCTCCCCTACAGTAGCAAAGATCTCTGCTTATTCACTCCAGGCAGTGTATCAGGTTTAATTTACTCCAATAAGAGTGTTACATCATTTCACTGTCACTTGTGTCAGAGTTGGAAATAGTACATCCTCAATGCCATGTAAATCCTCACTATGGTCCTGTTAGTTTGTTGGGTGGGATACAGTATGAAAGAGAATCCTCCTCCATGGTGTGTACTCTATGTGATCTTGATGAGTGGTTTTACTGTGTTCTTAGGGAGCTCCGGAGGTATCTGTGAGAAGAGTAAGTTGTACTCTGATGGGAAGAAGAAGTCTCTGAACACCGGCATCATCACGGTGCAGAACTACGCCTCCCATGTCCCCCCCAAGGTCTCCCACATCACCTTCGCACATGAGGTTGGACACAACTTTGGCTCTCCGGTGAGTATTCTGTCCTGGGCCTTGTCTGGTTCTCGTCTGGTCTTTTATCTCAGTGCACAGCACAAACCAGATCATACTGCACATGCTAATCAGTTGTATATCACTTTGTTGAGATAGTCACCATAGGATCTGTCTTGGTTTAAAGTCCCAGTAGTGGAGGAGTCTATGTTAACGCCctcctgagggaggagagggatgctCATTGGCTCCTTATGAACCTCTTCCCTATGGTTTGACAGCATGACTCTGGGACAGAGTGCACCCCAGGAGAGTCCAAGGCCCAGGAGAAGAAGGAGCAGGGGAACTACATCATGTACGCCCGGGCCACGTCAGGGGACAAGCTCAACAACAACAAGTTCTCTATCTGCAGCGTGAGGAACATCAGCCAGGTCTTGGAGAAGAAGAGGGGCAACTGCTTTGTGGGTAAGTCCCGTCTttctgatggtgtgtgtgtgtgtgtgtgtgtgtgtgtgtgtgtgtgtgtgtgtgtccgcacaTGCACCTGCGGGCGTCCATCTTTGCATATGCAAAGGAAGTGTGGGTGCGCTTGTCATTGAAATGGACATCCAAGGTTATGTGTCCTCTACTGCATCTCATCActccttcctgtgtgtgtttgtgcagagTCTGGCCAGCCCATCTGTGGTAATGGTCTGGTGGAGGCAGGGGAGCAGTGTGACTGTGGTTACAGTGACCAGTGTAAAGACGAGTGCTGCTACAACGCCAACGAGGCCGACGGCAACAAGTGCAAACTTAAGCCCGGCAAAATCTGTAGGTAAGTGGCCAATAATGTACGACAAAATGTTGTTGATTTTACGGTTAGTACTGTTGTAGTATTTATTGAATATAGTATTCAACTTGTTTCTGTTTCTGCCTTATTAAAAAGGAAGTTGAAGCTGACttggtgtgtgttctgtgttgtcaGTCCCAGCCAGGGTCCGTGCTGTACACCGACGTGCAACTTCAAGGGCTCCAATGATAAGTGTAGGGAGGAGTCAGAGTGTGCTGAACAGGGCATGTGTAACGGAGGCACTGCCCAGTGCCCCACCTCTGAACCCAAAGCCAACTTCACCGCCTGCCATGGAGAGACACAAGTCTGCCTCAACGGGGTATGGTCTAGCTGTCTGACCAAACGTGTGTTGAAGTGCTTTAAATCATGACAATGGAGCATAGCTGACACTCACCCTGtttttccctttccctctctacgTCTCTGTCGACCAGGGCTGCTCTGGCTCCATCTGTGAGAAGTATGGTCTGGAAGTGTGTACCTGTGCCAGTATTGAGGGAACAGACGAGACTGAGCTGTGCCACGTCTGCTGTCAGGAGAGAAGTAAGTGTCTGTTATTTACCTGTTACCACTATCACCGGCTCATTATTGGCCATCCGTCCCAATATGACATGCATCTTAAACCACCAAGACCCTACAAAGACTGGGACTGTCCTGTTAGCAGTGACCTCACAGTGGTgttccccgtctcctcccccaccctgcAGTGAAACCCGACACCTGCAGCAGCACGGGCTCCGAGAAGTGGGCCCGCTTCTTCAGCAAGAAGATCACCACACTGCAGCCAGGCTCCCCCTGCAACGACTTCAAGGGTTACTGCGACGTGTTCATGAGGTGCCGGCTGGTGGACGCAGACGGCCCCCTGGCCAGGCTAAAGAAAGCCATCTTCAACGCAGAGCTCTACGAGAACATCGCAGAGTGGATAGTGGTTAGTGTCCCAGGCCCAGCCAATGTCCTAGTTCTACTGTAGTTACCTGTGTTGTTCAGAATATTAGTTCACCCTACTGCTGAAACTGTCACTCCAGTTTGCATTAAAACTATTTCAGGAGCTAAATACATCTCAATTTATAAAATGTTCTTACCAGTTTCAATATGAAAGTTGTCAGAAACGGAAAAAATATGACTTTGCATAATCTGTGTTCCAGGCTCACTGGTGGGCAGTGTTGCTGATGGGCATTGCTCTCATCATGCTGATGGCTGGTTTCATCAAGATCTGCAGTGTCCACACACCCAGCAGCAACCCCAAACTGCccccacccaagccactgccagGTACGTTACGCCTCAACACTGGGGGGGGAACATATCTCCCCAGCTAGAATGAAGATGTGGGGGAAAGAAAATATtcatagtgtagtatagtatagtgtagcgtagtatagtgtagcatagtatagtgtagcatagtatagtatagtgtagcatagtatagtgtagcatagtatagtgtagcatagtagagtatagtgtagcatagtatagtgtagcatagtatactatagtgtggcatagtatagtgtagtatagtgtagcatagtatagtatagtgtagcatAGTATAGTGTAGCATAGTATACTATAGTGTAGCATAGTATAGTGTAGCATAGTATAGTGTAGCATAGTATACTATAGTGTAGCATAGTATAGTGTAGCATAGTATAGCGTAGCATATGTGTTTGGAAGAAGTGTAACTCTGGTTCATTTTATGCAAGcaggtatgtgtgtgagtgttatgATGTTGAGAGCAGTGTGTTCGTGTCTTCCATGCAGGCACGTTAAAGAGGAGGAGACGGCAGCAATCGAATGGCCAGCAGCCCCAGCAGCAGCGCAACCAACGCCAGCCCAGAGAGAACTATCAGTTGGGTCAGATGAGACGTTGAGACACTGGGCCCCTCTTTGCCTTGGTTCTTCTTAGTGCCTACAGTGGGAACACTTCACTCCAAAGAGTTACCTGTACCATTCATTGCAACCACCCATCTGCAAAACTAACTGTCAACAGAACTGATTTCAATAGACAAGACGTACAGTTCCAGGACCTAATGGACTACATCAACACCACTGCTCTGGGAGCCAGCCGAGCTGTCCTTCACACAGCTGTAAGCAGAGAATATTATAGGAAAGCTCTTGGCAATGACGGGAAGAGAAAATTACTGATTTCTGTTgttcttttttcttttcttttttcctGGAGTGCAGGGGAGCAGCAGCATTGTGGTcatgcagcctctcctctcctcctttttagCGTGTTTCATCTGTTTGTCCTTTCTGAAGTGCTGCCCTCCTGAGCAGGAAGACAGGACTGCAGGTCACATGGGTTTTTGCTGCCATGCAAAGCCAGGATGTGAGACATTGCAGCAGAAGAGACTAATTTGCCAATGTAATTATTATTTTGTAATCAAAACATGATAAGAAAAAATGCACAGGCTTTTATTTCCAAAGCATACATGTTCTTTCTGTGTGCAATTGTACAGGTATTGAGatgtagattttttttctttgtatcatATGAAATCAATTGTTTTCCTGATGTCTGATAAAGATTATTTACTGTTTTAATTCACTCTCTCAGGATTAataaaaccgaaaacagccctatctgtcACATTTAGCTACTGTGGGGTGGATCAGAACAGACCTCGGTTATCAGAACATGGAGGGAATGTAAACATAAAGCTGAATGTGATTAAAGCAGGGTATAGAGAGGCGACAGAGATGTAGAGACTTGTGATATTCGGATGTGATATCGGAGGATATCATTGGGCTGGTGGAAGGTGTCATTTTCAGACAGGTTTGCTTCTAGAGGTGCAGTTTGGGGATGCAACTGcagcttttaaatgttttacttaatTATGACATTGTTCTTTTCAGCAATTTTTTTCTGATTCAatgcattgatgtgaatcactgAACCACTAAATACAGCAGATGTACCTTGTCTATTGATCATTCCATG harbors:
- the LOC135549149 gene encoding disintegrin and metalloproteinase domain-containing protein 10-like isoform X2; protein product: MKRDTSLFSPDLKVEISGVEAPYDPSHIYTGEIFGEKGTLTHGSVVDGRFEGFIQTHQGMYYVEPSERYLRDKDVPYHSVIYHEGDINYPHKYGSEGGCADHSVFERMKKYQASAMEEPLKEPSSVVEEEERSHGHGPVILRKKRAAQIEKNTCQLFIQTDHLFFKYYGTREAVIAQISSHVKAIDSIYQGTDFLGIRNISFMVKRIRINTTSDERDITNPFRFANIGVEKFLELNSEQNHDDYCLAYVFSDRDFDDGVLGLAWVGAPAGSSGGICEKSKLYSDGKKKSLNTGIITVQNYASHVPPKVSHITFAHEVGHNFGSPHDSGTECTPGESKAQEKKEQGNYIMYARATSGDKLNNNKFSICSVRNISQVLEKKRGNCFVESGQPICGNGLVEAGEQCDCGYSDQCKDECCYNANEADGNKCKLKPGKICSPSQGPCCTPTCNFKGSNDKCREESECAEQGMCNGGTAQCPTSEPKANFTACHGETQVCLNGGCSGSICEKYGLEVCTCASIEGTDETELCHVCCQERMKPDTCSSTGSEKWARFFSKKITTLQPGSPCNDFKGYCDVFMRCRLVDADGPLARLKKAIFNAELYENIAEWIVAHWWAVLLMGIALIMLMAGFIKICSVHTPSSNPKLPPPKPLPGTLKRRRRQQSNGQQPQQQRNQRQPRENYQLGQMRR
- the LOC135549149 gene encoding disintegrin and metalloproteinase domain-containing protein 10-like isoform X1, which codes for MNLIDMVLIQFLLFNGIWTIQGQHGNPLNKYIRHYEGLSYDTEALHSNHQRAKRAVSHEDKVLQLDFHAHGRHFNLRMKRDTSLFSPDLKVEISGVEAPYDPSHIYTGEIFGEKGTLTHGSVVDGRFEGFIQTHQGMYYVEPSERYLRDKDVPYHSVIYHEGDINYPHKYGSEGGCADHSVFERMKKYQASAMEEPLKEPSSVVEEEERSHGHGPVILRKKRAAQIEKNTCQLFIQTDHLFFKYYGTREAVIAQISSHVKAIDSIYQGTDFLGIRNISFMVKRIRINTTSDERDITNPFRFANIGVEKFLELNSEQNHDDYCLAYVFSDRDFDDGVLGLAWVGAPAGSSGGICEKSKLYSDGKKKSLNTGIITVQNYASHVPPKVSHITFAHEVGHNFGSPHDSGTECTPGESKAQEKKEQGNYIMYARATSGDKLNNNKFSICSVRNISQVLEKKRGNCFVESGQPICGNGLVEAGEQCDCGYSDQCKDECCYNANEADGNKCKLKPGKICSPSQGPCCTPTCNFKGSNDKCREESECAEQGMCNGGTAQCPTSEPKANFTACHGETQVCLNGGCSGSICEKYGLEVCTCASIEGTDETELCHVCCQERMKPDTCSSTGSEKWARFFSKKITTLQPGSPCNDFKGYCDVFMRCRLVDADGPLARLKKAIFNAELYENIAEWIVAHWWAVLLMGIALIMLMAGFIKICSVHTPSSNPKLPPPKPLPGTLKRRRRQQSNGQQPQQQRNQRQPRENYQLGQMRR